TACAAGGAGCACAAAAAGATTTTCAGCAACAAACCAGAATTACTGATGCCTAAAACAGTCATTTGCTTTAGCaagattcttaacatttttttcttaacattttcaaTATCACaacttatataaaataaaatcattaacacGAGTAGATTTTTAAACAACTGGAAAATGCTCCAATTTGCCaatatcagagaaaaatccaGTAAGTGATAACATTTGGGAGAAAATTCATACTTTCTTCTACTGCATTTAAAACAACCTCAACCATCAGCCCAGAAATTAATTTAAagcatttcatttgtttattcatttcaaaTACACAGCGACCTTTGCAAagacaataaatgtttttttataTAACAATAAATACTGTTGCCCAAGGAAACGGAAATGTAGCTTCACAAAAACAgcatatttacattttcaaatgatcttgcctcacagaaacagaagctgtcatttatattttataaaactagaATTCAAATGGACCACATTTATTCAAGTCAGTGATTTTAAGACTATTTAAAAACGGTGAGATTTGATTGGCTCAGATCTTCTGGATAATGTGCATTAAGTGCTACACTAAGGATAAGTCATTTTAACTCTTACTTGGCATTTGAAGGGTCTTTCTGTTGAATGGACATGTTTTACGTGACAGCTTAAGTGGTCAGGCCTGTGAAAGAGAGAGTTTCAAGAGAAGATGTAATggaacacacacagagaaatgctACTTACTGTGATGTTTACATGCTTGGCAGATTTGGGTGGGGGACATTTTAAAGAAAGCTAGCAGAATTACCAACTCCCCCGCCCCCCGTGCAAGTCTCCTTACCTCTCTTACCATAATCAAAAGTCTTAGTCCTTTACCTGTTAATTTTCTCTCCTAGTCAACATCAAACCATATTAGGTCTGTATTCTTTACAAGGACAAAATACCCAAAGTAAAGTCCTAACACTTGCCAGAGACAACTTGTACTATATTAACtttaaaaggcttttaaaaatgaaaattagtgAAATGTTAGTAACCACAGAAAAGTGGAAAAATGTTCTCTTAAAAACTTCAAGAGTATCCAAGGTCATGCCAACTTTCAGgatatgtttctttgttttgtgcaGTGAACCTCATGTCTAGTCACCCAACTGAATTGAAAACCGATGGTTTTGCAGCTTTGATAAGAAGTACTGATGTGCCAAATGAAGGCCTGAGTCCATCAAGGTACTCTTTAAATGAAATAAGTTAATCACTACGTCACCACTTGTCAACCACACCAAACTGAAATTAGACCTGAAGGTATAATACTTCATCTGTCACCAATCTCCTCTAACAACACAAGCCTGCACATACCTATTCTCACATAAACCTTTTAGATTACACAGAGATCGCACtgaaaccataatggaaaaaagcaaagcaaaatgcaGTACCTCGAGAAGCCTTTCCCACAAACACTGCAAGTATAGGGTTTGGTGATGCCTCCTTCATGAGACCTCACATGGTAAGTCATCCGGTCCTTCCTCTTGAAGCGCTGATTACAAATAGGACACTCGAAAGGCTTTTCGTCCGAATGGGAGAGCTTGTGCCGATTGAGGTGGTACACATCTCGGAAGGCCTTCCCACACATCTCACAAGCATGGTTCTTCTTGACAGGCTTACTGGGTTTCTTGACAGACTGCGTCACGGGCATAGCTGTGGTGCTGGCACTGCTGCTGGGGTTGGTGCCCGAGGAAGATGTAGTGACTGTTGACAAGATGCCTGCAATGGTGGAGACCAACGAAGTTCGGCTGCTGTCCCCAGCGATGGTGGAGATAAGGGGAACCACTGTGGTGGGGGTTTTCTTTGGCCGGGACACCAACTTGATGCCTGTGTGGCAGGACTCGTGGCGCCTCAGGTGATAGCTGTCCCTGAAAGCTTTACTGCAGTAAGTGCACACAAAGGAagttttgggtttttcttttttaatcccaATGGCATCCTTTAATGTTTCTGGAGCAGCCTGAGGTTTCTGAGTTATTGGTATTGGAAGCAATGGTTTCTGATCAGGGGGCTCCACAGCAGAGCTCAGGAGGGGCAGCAAGCTGTTCTGTGCTGCCTGCTGTTGGTGATGGGAGGCTTCATGGGCCTAAAACCAAACATTTACACTTCAGAAACTCAGCCTCTCACAACGACCTTCAAAATTCAACATGCTTCAGACAACAGAGACCAGAACAAACAATCAAAGAGCCTACAAGCTACTCTCTGCAGCAGAGATCCAGCAATCACCTAGGTACTCTCAGAGCTCCCAATACAAAGCATTAAAATCACTGCACAGACACAAAACTTTAGCAAATACGTTGCTGACAGTGATCTTGCTTTCAAACAGCTGAATAAACTACACACCGCCCTGGTTCATAAGGGACACAGCAGCTGATGAAATCACTCTGCATTAGTCTGTCAGTGCCAAAACCAAGTTTAAATAACCTGTCAAAAAATTACCCTCCAGACTTAAGTATTTAACAGTACCTTATAACACTAATGCAcaaaacacactcacacacaaacacatatatacaagTAGTCATCTACTTGTCTACTTTACCTAGAAAAAGTAATGCATTGTGTCTCTCCCTTTCCATCAGAAAACTGTTAGTGACTGAGGAAAGAGGCTGTTGCTAAGTGACAAAAAGAATCTAGTTCTCTGAATACATATGCCAGTTCTTAAGTTTACTttgaaagttttcacttaaccctACTGAAGATTTGATTGAAATGAAACCTGCAATTAATCAACCTGGAAGGCATTTGTGAAGGCAGCTCACAGCAGAACACCTGCCCGTTGTTTCTCAGTTCATGTACTCTTACACTAAAGTCTGTATCCTTTAGCACCACTAGCTGTTCAAACCCTCAACTCTCTCAGACAGACTAGTAAGAGGAAATAaactataaattattaaaattcctTTCATTTCCATCTTCTTCCAGCAGTTGTAGATTTCATTAAAGTATCAGACATTTGCTGTTATAATGTGCTGCTCCACTGCAAAATTGGGGGCTGGCCACTGCCTGGAAATTTTCTTTAGCTGCACTGAAACCAAAATTTCACTGTGGATCGGGTTCTTGGTATTTATGAGGAGTTACTCTCTTGGTTTTTTGATTCTTCCAAAATTCTCCACACCTCCATACTGATAAACATTTAGGAAATGATGGGGAAAAAATTCCTGAAATAGTTCTTCCTAATATGTTGTACTTGATCGACATTATTTTTGAAACTCTTGACAGTGAGCCCAAGCTCCTGTGCTTGAGTTTTGTAATCCTAAAAGGATACAGGCACTCAGAGGTAAGAGTTCcaaatattttaagcatacaaTGTCCTAGGAAGGGTCTATCCCATCATCTTAGATGCTCTAGACACTTTTTTACCCTTCTCACTGTATAATCGTAAGACCTGCAGTTAACTctattaaggagaaaaaaaacatggagacagacacactcacacagagcctcccctccccccgtcCCCAACAGACAAAAACATCTACTACACGTTGCTCGATGTTTACTTGATGGCAGGACAACAGCTAAAACAGCTAAGCCTGGAACCAGACTCCCCCAAATCATTAGGAGGCGTGGTATCCAGAATTACCACTTGCAATGTAATAATTCTGACTGAATCTCCCTTTGAGTCCTGGAAGTACTCATAGAAATTGTATGCTTACTTATGAGTATCTTTCTGGACTTAGTGCTCACACTGAATTACAGTccacttttaatttaatttatggaGCTCCTGGAACTATCAGGCGCTACCCGAGTAACATTGGTAGAAACTTTATAGAATTTGGACTCTGATCTAACCCCCTTTCCAACCTGGCTGTAGGACACCCAAGTTTCCATACAGTATACAAACAGTTAATAGCTGAAGATAGCTCAAGATATACAATTTCAAAGGCTAACAGATCAGATAATAGGGAACACAAATCTTCTGGACAAAGTTCAAACTTATAGTGTTTAGAGGCATTTTTCAATTCTAAACAACCATTAGTTCGATGGAGTACTAAAAGCACTTACTGCCATTTTACCAATTCAGATGTCTGTGGCAACATAAAGTATTTTTACAGCATTGCTGAAGCTCACTCTCACACGAGGGTCACACCAGGTCCCTGCTTCTTGGGTGAAATGCTGTAGGAGGCCTCGACCACTACGGGAATCACTTTCTGAGGATTCCTAGGATCCCCACACTTCTATATGAAGCCTTCTAAGAGGGGAACTGGGTTTCCCCAACGTGTTCTCTGGGGGAGAGACAGAGTAAAATAACAACCATTGCCTGCCTTCagttaagtgatttttaaaaatatataacttcTGGGTAGACTTTTATTTGACTAGCATCATCAAaacaaagttttaattttatctcCCATCTCTTTCAATTacaaggctcttttttttttttttaaaccctgcccaagctttcctttttatggggacggcaagaaacaaaaataaaacagaaatgttatTTCATCACCCAGGGTGGTAGGATATGGCACCATGAAATCTCCAGTGCCAGAGGATACAAGATTTTGTACTGAAAGAAATTAGCATCAGTGAGTCATATCTTGAATGTCCTGTTAGGAGAATCATCCATCAAACATTTTAACAGCTATGGCTTTCACTTTCCACCAGGTTACTTGGAAAGCAAGCAGGtattaaactgttttaaaatataaactcaaTGGGATGCTCCAGAAAACAAATGAGAGACTTTAACTCTCTATTTCCCCAGTGAAAACTACTTAAAACTGGAACTGAGTAAGTCTATTCATACCTTTCCAgagaaaagactgaaatattCTCTTTACCCATTCAACTGTCCTCGGCTCTAAATTATAAATTTTCCAACAATTTTCACTGCACACATTGCCAAACCCAGGATCAAATATTAGCTTTCACACTTCTCCATCAGgtggaaaaaaagattttagtagctgaaaaaaattgaataatataaaaatctaattaaaaagtTGGTCAATAAATGCTTGGCATTTGCTTTATCCAGGAAAGAAGTAATAAAAGTATTCCAAAAGATTTTTTAGCTAGTTTCCCAAAAATTAGTTACAGGTTTTTCCctcatataaagaactctcattTTTTTCAATCTCCATGAAGTTTATAGAGAACACGTTTAATATGGTAAATCTAAATCATCCCTCATGTGAAAATCACCTCACTGGCCCAttaattccatattttaaaatgaccATTTGAAAGCGTTTTCTAGAGAGGGCATTTGCCACCTTTACACCAACCTGGATGCTAGTTagttatataccacatcttttccAGCATTTTTAAGTTGACTTATCACATTATCAAGCTCATCAAAGCACAATACTAGCTCAGAATGAAAAAAGGGCAAGTCAGTGAATTCTGTACTTTTGAATATATTCAATTTTAAGAAGCCCGAATATATTCCAACAATTACTTGAAAATCAAATTACTCACATTTGaaagaatatgttttaaaataataaaccacCCCTACGAAATAGGCAGTGTTTGAATTAACCAACTCCCTTTATTAACTCCACTGGGATAGGTCCAGTGGCTGGGAGGATTATTTGAAAATTCTGCATCCGTTCCTGGTTAGCTCCAAAAGATCTCAAGCGCCCAAGCTACGCGTTTGGGATTTCACGAAGTTattcaaagaaggaaaataactGAGAGAGGCGGGAAGAATGCACTTAAAGTGACGAGCTTCCTAACCTCCTCTGGTTCCGAAGTTTCCCCGTGAGCTCATCACTACTGCCCACTAACTGGTTCGTTTGCAAAGAAACgaagcagaggaagaaaaaaaaaagttctcggTCTTCTAAATAGGGGTCCCCTCCTAAAGTGGGCGGGCAAGAGGACTGCCAGCGTATCGGCTACAGTCACCTTCAAGTTTCTTCCAAAAAGTGAA
This portion of the Vicugna pacos chromosome 16, VicPac4, whole genome shotgun sequence genome encodes:
- the VEZF1 gene encoding vascular endothelial zinc finger 1 isoform X4, with the translated sequence MAAHEASHHQQQAAQNSLLPLLSSAVEPPDQKPLLPIPITQKPQAAPETLKDAIGIKKEKPKTSFVCTYCSKAFRDSYHLRRHESCHTGIKLVSRPKKTPTTVVPLISTIAGDSSRTSLVSTIAGILSTVTTSSSGTNPSSSASTTAMPVTQSVKKPSKPVKKNHACEMCGKAFRDVYHLNRHKLSHSDEKPFECPICNQRFKRKDRMTYHVRSHEGGITKPYTCSVCGKGFSRPDHLSCHVKHVHSTERPFKCQTCTAAFATKDRLRTHMVRHEGKVSCNICGKLLSAAYITSHLKTHGQSQSINCNTCKQGISKTCMSEETSSQKQQQQQQQQQQQQQQQQHVSSWPGKQVETLRLWEEAVKARKKEAANLCQTSTAATTPVTLTTPFNITSSVSSGTMSNPVTVAAAMSMRSPVNVSSAVNITSPMNIGHPVTITSPLSMTSPLTLTTPVNLPTPVTAPVNIAHPVTITSPMNLPTPMTLAAPLNIAMRPVESMPFLPQALPTSPPW